Proteins encoded together in one Actinomycetota bacterium window:
- a CDS encoding nuclear transport factor 2 family protein, translating into MSNLETLRGAYAALVAGDVETLVGFFAPDAKAHVPGRSPVAGDYEGLEQVLGYIGKLGELSGGTLRFDVHSLLADDTHGVALINDRAEREGRTLDVDNVHVWHLSDGKLREIWIYPGDVYAWDEFWS; encoded by the coding sequence ATGAGCAACCTCGAAACCCTTCGCGGAGCCTACGCCGCCCTGGTAGCGGGTGATGTCGAAACACTGGTGGGATTCTTCGCCCCGGACGCCAAAGCGCACGTTCCCGGCAGATCGCCGGTTGCCGGCGACTACGAGGGCCTGGAGCAGGTCCTGGGGTACATAGGTAAGCTCGGCGAGCTGTCCGGAGGGACGCTCCGTTTTGACGTTCACAGCCTTCTTGCGGACGACACCCACGGAGTGGCGTTGATCAACGACCGGGCGGAGCGGGAAGGCAGGACGCTCGACGTCGACAACGTCCACGTCTGGCACCTGTCGGACGGCAAGCTGCGGGAAATCTGGATCTATCCCGGTGACGTCTACGCATGGGACGAGTTCTGGAGTTAA